One window from the genome of Nicotiana sylvestris chromosome 9, ASM39365v2, whole genome shotgun sequence encodes:
- the LOC104218117 gene encoding cystinosin homolog, producing MAAWNSIPLEVLYNTLGWIAFFSWSISFYPQVILNFRRKSVVGLNFDFVVLNLTKHSSYLIYNASMFFSSAVQMQYRQKYGYNEMIPVAANDVAFSVHAVLLTAFTLFQIAIYDRGNQKVAKTSIAIVSVAWLTVAVCVFVALPSHSWLWLVSCFNTLQVVMTVIKYIPQAIMNFQRKSTIGFSIGNILLDLLGGLTNYGQMAVQSIDQNSWVNFYGNIGKTLLSLISIFFDILFILQHYVLYPAWKTATSRDVDVIGKKPLLKSSDHENKEDV from the exons ATGGCGGCGTGGAATTCAATTCCTCTGGAAGTTCTGTACAATACTTTAGGATGGATTGCTTTTTTCTCTTGGTCCATTAGTTTTTACCCTCAAGTCATCTTGAATTTCCGACGCAAAAG TGTGGTGGGATTGAATTTCGATTTCGTGGTATTGAATTTGACCAAGCACTCATCGTATCTCATTTATAATGCTTCCATGTTCTTTAGTTCTGCTGTTCAGATGCAGTATCGTCAGAAATATGGCTATAATGAG ATGATACCTGTGGCTGCCAATGATGTTGCTTTCTCAGTCCATGCTGTTCTATTGACAGCATTTACCCTGTTTCAGATTGCTATTTATGAT CGTGGAAACCAGAAGGTTGCAAAGACTTCTATAGCGATCGTGTCTGTTGCTTGGTTAACTGTTGCAGTTTGTGTGTTCGTAGCTCTCCCCAGCCATTCTTGGCTTTGGCTGGTCTCTTGCTTCAA CACGTTGCAGGTTGTTATGACAGTGATTAAATACATTCCTCAG GCTATTATGAACTTTCAGCGGAAGAGTACTATTGGATTTAGTATTGGCAACATTTTGCTGGACTTGCTTGGAGGTTTGACGAATTATGGACAGATGGCAGTGCAATCCATAGATCAAA ATTCCTGGGTGAACTTTTATGGAAACATAGGCAAGACTTTATTATCACTG ATATCAATATTCTTTGACATTCTCTTCATTTTGCAACATTATGTGCTCTATCCTGCTTGGAAGACTGCAACTTCTCGAGATGTTGATGTGATAGGCAAGAAACCATTGCTTAAATCTTCCGATCATGAAAACAAAGAAGATGTATAA